Part of the Anoplopoma fimbria isolate UVic2021 breed Golden Eagle Sablefish chromosome 4, Afim_UVic_2022, whole genome shotgun sequence genome, CTCAACGTCCCCAAAAGGCACATAGATCACATTTCTTACTCACAGGGGAACTtaatatcacaaaaacaaataataaaaaaagcttgCATATTTCGTTCAACATAATATTGTAAAACCTTTTATCCAACAACTCTTTCAGCCATAAAACATCTCCAACAAAAtgtctacacacacatgcttgaaGTATAAAAATCGATTCACTCTAATTCAGACTTCGCAAATATTTACACACCTTACACACCTTGACCTTTCTCCTttgattaaaatacattcacGCTATGAAAAACTTTCCTCAGTTTGACTCGTGCTGGCTCATGAGAACTATCCGATCCCTACAGTCCACTGGCAGGCTCCTCCCTCTGTGCTTTGAGGATGGAGGTGAAAAGGTGTGGAGGACAGTGCCGGGGGACACACAGGCTCCCCGTGCTCCAGGAGTGAGGCAGGAGGGGAAGGGTGACAGGGCggctggaggagggagggacacGACTGGCTAGAGAGGAGAGCGGCTGCTGGAGCCACTGGTCGGCTGCAGGGAAACATGGAGCCGAACGGATGCAGCGCAACACTGGGGCAGAGGGGGACAGATAAGAGAAATCAATTGCTAATCCTCACAGATATTATCACAGCTGTCTTGGCTCATTAAAAGCTTATCACACGCAGTGCCATCattaacaaatacacaaaatataataactCAAATTGTGAAATGTTCCATGTGTGCCTACCCTTATTGAGTGTATCATTCAGAGGCGTCAGTAAGCTCTTAGCCTGCTTGTTTCCTGCTTGAGCTGCTCGTTTGTAGTATTCAGCTGCTGTCCTCGGATTCTGCTGCACCCCAAAGCCGCTTTCAAAGCATTGACCCAAAAACAGCAGGGCGGTGTCGTCCTGCGCACAGGATCGAAAATAAACACGTGAATTTGGCTGTTTAATCTTCAAGAACTTGACTAGGTGGTGGCATTTGTGCAGAGACAGGCAGGCAACTTAATATTTCACATTCTAAAACTGATACCAGGAATTTAAAAAGACatggggagaggaggaaataTGTCTCCATTGATAAGAGCAAAGCAGCTCTCTGTGACTCAACAATGGGACATTCTGCACTGCTGTAGCTCTAAAGGGATTAGAAGGAACACTAATTAACactattttctttaacattacTTCAGGATCAAGTGTAAAAAGGAAGGTTTGAAAATGCAGGAGACGGTGGGGATACCCTGTTGACAAATACAGAATACATGTACAGTGGGAGGTGAAATCTCAGTTATAAAGCCATGGATAAAAATTTAGAAGCATCTAGAAGGCCACTCACTCCGCTCTCTGCTGCCATCTGCAGGTACTGGACAGACCTGCTCCCGTCTCTCACTGGCTCCTGAGTGTAGACCGAGGCCAGGCACACCTGAGCCtgaggggggggagaaacagagagatggTTCACTTCTGTTAGGATACACTGGCTTAAAGTGATACCCACATCCACAGTAACACAGTATGGTAAATAACAATAAGACGATGTTTATTAACACACTGTCCATGTATAATTTAAGTCTTCAcaatttgttgacattttaacatacaTATGCTGTCAACTAAGTAAGACACCTCtttcaggttttattttctaaaactaaaactataaataacaattaattaaCTTAAAACTGGTGCACTTTCCACTGGCTCgttttttaacatgttaaaggaatacttcacccataaaataaacatcaatCAATATATCAATTACTTGCCCTGTATTGCCTTAACTTCTTGTATAAATCCTTGTTTTACTAGCATGACTCAACGGTGAACAAAGAATCAAAAAACGGAGAAAAGTCCTGATGAATTAAAGTAAATGAGGGCTGTATTTGAACACCAGGACCACCAGGATTCTAGCACCATCTACAGCCGCCTCAACAGTCTGCCGACAGTCATATGtaaattaatgtttgtgttcataaGCTCATCAATgatatttttgcttgataaagtTACTTGAAATGAtgggacattaaaaaaaatataacagatCATAAAGCAGGATCAGCAAGTTTTTCAATGTCCCATGCCACTTtaccatgtttattttttaatataactgAGACCCTGTATGAGATTCACTTACTTTTAGCCGAGAAGCTAACATGGTGACTTTGTGACGAGAGTTCTCAAGCTTTGTATTACAGCCTTGAACTGCAGTGTATATTCTGAGACTTTGTAAATTAAATCCATGACGATAAATGCAACCCTGAATGTGTTCGatgaatatttaacaaattTCCTTGTGGAAAacagttattatttttgttagcCGTCCACTAGCAATTCCTGAAGCCTTGGGTCTGTTGACCAATCAGGTCGAAAGAATAtttctaaatacatttcttaaaccACTTAAAGTTGAAGTACAGTATGATATCTCATTACATTATAAAAGTAATGTGGAAAATTATAATTGTAAGTATTGTCAAACAGTTGCAAAGATATTGTATGAAAGAATTAGGAAGAGTTAATCCGATTTTGTCATGATTTCATACCTTGCTCAGtccagctgcagcagcctgTTCTAGGAAGTCGATGGCCGTGTTCAGCTCCTCTAAACTCTggtgccctctgctggtcagaAGCAGCTTTGCATAGCGGTACTGAGCCTGTCTGTGACCACCAGCTGCTGCCATCCCGTAGTAATACAGAGCCTggacaagaaaacacacaagaatTATCTTAAAAcggagaaaaaaaccccacatagGAGTTAAGTaagtatgatgatgatgatgatttttagAATGAATAAACATTCTGCGCTGTCTTGAGTCTCaccttgtctttgtctttgaaGACTCCTCTGCCTTTCTCATAGCACACACCCGTGTTGAACTGGGCCTTGCTGTAACCTTGCTGAGCTGCAGCTAAGAAACATGTAAAAGCCTGCTCGTAGTGTTCACTCTTGGTACTTTCTAAACCTGCCAtaaacagagagatgaagataTCAGCTATAGACCAAAtaggaaaacaaacatttcctaATATGCGAAGAACTTGAAGACTAAAAAGGGAGAATATCCCAGTataaatgaatgtgtgaaaaagattttgtgttttactgtgtcaAAATATCACTACCAATGATGTTGAAGATAACAGGAATGCTGGAATCTCCCACATGTCTGAGATTCAGTGCTGCTCCTGTCAGCTTCTCCTCATCAGACAGCATGTCCTGAAAACAGAGATCAGATGATAAGTCAGTCCTTTGCaaggataaaagaaaaataggcatcttttattaaaataaaattcaatgATGTAGACATCCACCTTGTCATTGGCatcttttgtctctgtgttgtctCGGTTGGCATCATTATGCAGAGGACAGGATGCTGACAAAAGTGATTCCTCTACGAGTCAAGCAAgaaaaattatttattatccTGCTCC contains:
- the dele1 gene encoding death ligand signal enhancer, with protein sequence MWRVQGFVGRVLHRYHGSNPLRLPQNQGQSQGLGDVEIINNSVVLSTSRHSSDGSSQKEEDGEKRKKQRTFHLGFAELPHYTALEAVGWGAAAVLFMQICRRIHSQFSSSSESSPIPGALMAPSALHKCGYRILLEILSRRDVLPRGRSVLCLQEVQKRQNQDQEQSSSSSSSISSSSGDPSLHSSSEQVHLTADCSISDQQRALLNQDSPIHEESLLSASCPLHNDANRDNTETKDANDKDMLSDEEKLTGAALNLRHVGDSSIPVIFNIIGLESTKSEHYEQAFTCFLAAAQQGYSKAQFNTGVCYEKGRGVFKDKDKALYYYGMAAAGGHRQAQYRYAKLLLTSRGHQSLEELNTAIDFLEQAAAAGLSKAQVCLASVYTQEPVRDGSRSVQYLQMAAESGDDTALLFLGQCFESGFGVQQNPRTAAEYYKRAAQAGNKQAKSLLTPLNDTLNKVLRCIRSAPCFPAADQWLQQPLSSLASRVPPSSSRPVTLPLLPHSWSTGSLCVPRHCPPHLFTSILKAQREEPASGL